The following coding sequences lie in one Mucilaginibacter sp. KACC 22773 genomic window:
- a CDS encoding AIR synthase related protein, producing the protein MISSQRYDQRGVSASKDDVHNAIKNIDKGIFPKAFCKIVPDILTKDDAYCNIMHADGAGTKSSLAYTYWKETGDISVWRGIAQDAIIMNLDDLLCVGATDNILLSSTIGRNKNLIPGEVIAAIINGTEEILSELRDAGIGIYSTGGETADVGDLVRTIIVDSTVTCRMPRTDVISNHRIQPGDVIVGLASYGQATYEKEYNGGMGSNGLTSARHDVFNKTIADKYPESYDPAIPYQLIFSGSKNLTDLVDIGNGQTITAGKLVLSATRTYAPIIKAILDKYRSEINGMVHCSGGAQTKVLHFIDELHIIKDNLFPVPPLFKLIQQESKTSWQEMYKVFNMGHRMELYVPSEVADDLIAISKSFGVDAQVIGRVEKADTKKVTVTSEFGVFEYE; encoded by the coding sequence ATGATTTCTTCGCAAAGATATGATCAAAGGGGTGTATCTGCCTCTAAAGATGATGTACATAATGCCATTAAAAACATTGATAAGGGCATATTTCCAAAAGCATTCTGCAAAATAGTACCCGATATATTAACCAAGGACGACGCGTATTGCAATATTATGCATGCCGATGGCGCGGGCACCAAATCGTCATTAGCGTATACTTACTGGAAAGAGACCGGCGATATATCTGTATGGCGCGGCATTGCACAGGATGCAATTATCATGAACCTTGATGATTTACTTTGTGTGGGCGCAACGGATAACATCCTGCTATCATCAACCATTGGCCGTAATAAAAACCTGATACCCGGCGAAGTTATTGCCGCCATTATAAACGGCACCGAAGAAATTTTAAGCGAACTGCGCGATGCCGGTATAGGCATTTACTCAACCGGTGGCGAAACTGCCGATGTAGGCGACCTGGTGCGCACTATCATTGTAGATTCTACCGTTACCTGCCGTATGCCGCGTACCGATGTTATCTCAAACCACCGCATTCAGCCGGGCGATGTTATTGTTGGGCTTGCATCATATGGCCAGGCCACTTACGAAAAAGAATACAACGGTGGCATGGGCTCAAACGGGCTTACATCTGCCCGTCATGATGTATTTAACAAAACCATCGCCGATAAATATCCCGAAAGTTATGACCCGGCCATCCCCTATCAGCTCATCTTCAGCGGCAGTAAAAATCTTACCGACCTGGTTGATATCGGCAACGGCCAAACCATTACCGCAGGCAAACTGGTATTAAGTGCCACACGCACCTATGCACCTATTATAAAAGCCATACTTGATAAATACCGAAGTGAGATTAACGGCATGGTACATTGTAGTGGCGGTGCGCAAACCAAAGTGCTGCACTTTATTGATGAGCTGCATATTATCAAAGACAACCTTTTCCCTGTTCCTCCATTATTTAAACTCATTCAGCAGGAATCAAAAACCAGCTGGCAGGAAATGTACAAGGTATTTAACATGGGCCACCGGATGGAGCTTTATGTGCCTTCAGAAGTAGCTGATGATTTGATAGCCATCTCAAAAAGTTTTGGCGTTGACGCACAGGTTATTGGCCGGGTAGAAAAGGCCGACACTAAAAAGGTAACCGTAACATCGGAGTTTGGGGTGTTTGAGTACGAGTAA
- a CDS encoding head GIN domain-containing protein yields MKKFNLNIAALIAIVVSVSIFSSCRFHCVRGSGNMTTENRQAEEFTKVDIAGAFKVILKQDSSLKISITGDDNLLKYVSTSVENGELRIKSKKSFCDDHIEITVGVHNLKEIGASGAVEVSSDGKINAGDFKFDLSGATKVNLDLNAANVKTESSGMSELNLKGQAASHNVESSGATKINGFEFVVGDYEINTSGVSNCKINVLKTLKVHSSGASEIEYKGSPATVNNDKSGASSIKKVD; encoded by the coding sequence ATGAAAAAATTTAACCTGAATATCGCAGCTCTAATTGCCATTGTTGTATCTGTAAGTATATTTTCATCATGCCGCTTTCATTGCGTGCGTGGTTCTGGTAACATGACCACCGAAAACCGCCAGGCCGAAGAGTTTACCAAGGTAGATATTGCCGGTGCTTTTAAAGTAATTTTAAAACAAGACAGTTCGCTAAAAATCAGCATCACCGGCGATGATAACCTACTTAAATACGTATCAACTTCTGTTGAAAACGGCGAGTTACGTATCAAATCAAAAAAATCTTTTTGCGACGATCATATCGAGATTACCGTTGGTGTTCATAACCTGAAAGAAATAGGCGCATCGGGCGCGGTTGAAGTATCATCAGACGGAAAAATAAATGCCGGTGATTTTAAATTCGATTTATCCGGCGCTACCAAGGTAAACCTTGATCTGAATGCAGCCAACGTAAAAACAGAAAGCAGCGGTATGAGCGAATTAAACCTGAAAGGGCAGGCGGCATCGCATAACGTAGAATCGAGCGGCGCCACCAAGATTAACGGCTTTGAATTTGTGGTTGGCGATTATGAAATTAATACTTCGGGTGTAAGCAACTGCAAAATCAATGTATTAAAAACGTTGAAGGTGCACTCCAGCGGCGCTTCCGAAATTGAGTATAAAGGTTCGCCCGCAACCGTAAATAACGATAAATCTGGTGCATCAAGCATAAAAAAAGTCGACTAA
- a CDS encoding chloride channel protein, with translation MFVGFFGGLAAIVLKFLVHFIEDVSRNISSHLYYHIAYVFLPALGIFLAVTWQHLGNRDKIQKGIGSILANIKKNRSNIRLNNIYSHIVTSSLTVGFGGSAGLEAPIVATGAAIGSNVGKFFKLTPYEKTVLLAAGASAGIAAVFNSPIAGVLFSLEILIGEITIPTFIPLLIASATGVVVSKLLYSGQLFHLVTEGWVVMAIPFYILLGLFSGWMAIYINKVGGKLEGGILKKQNRYVRALLGGLFLGLIILVFPQLFGEGYHYLQAILNGNIDALKDESLFAGWLSNQWFMLVFIIALVFMKIIASGITLGSGGNGGSFAPTMFTGAFLGLTVAYGVNLTGLIHLNTVNFIAVGMAGALSGVMHAPLTAIFLIAEITGGYVLFIPLMIVSSISYIISRLSSPHNIYWQHLIHEKDIHPGQDYSMLNAISLDSIINRKYTAVDKQTTVNDFYKILAVTDANIFPVLKEDGRLEGVVLIDDIRRRLFNQEIADETIADIMTVPPTIIDYEQPASSVMETFDAIDVWQLPVAKDGLFIGFISKSALLSKYREVIIAQHKASDLFI, from the coding sequence GTGTTTGTCGGCTTTTTTGGCGGCCTTGCTGCCATTGTCTTAAAATTCCTGGTGCATTTTATAGAGGATGTAAGCCGTAATATTTCATCGCACCTTTATTATCACATAGCCTACGTTTTTTTGCCCGCGCTTGGCATCTTTTTAGCGGTAACCTGGCAGCATCTGGGCAATCGCGATAAAATTCAAAAGGGGATAGGTAGTATCCTGGCCAATATCAAAAAGAACCGGTCGAACATCAGGCTCAATAACATTTACTCACACATTGTAACCAGTTCGTTAACGGTAGGTTTTGGCGGCTCGGCGGGGTTAGAGGCGCCTATTGTAGCTACAGGCGCTGCCATAGGCTCAAACGTGGGCAAGTTTTTTAAGCTTACGCCTTATGAAAAAACAGTATTGCTGGCCGCTGGCGCATCGGCAGGTATCGCGGCCGTATTTAACAGCCCCATTGCGGGGGTGCTGTTTTCGTTAGAAATATTGATAGGCGAAATTACCATCCCAACTTTTATTCCTTTGCTCATTGCATCTGCAACGGGGGTTGTAGTGTCCAAGTTATTATACTCGGGGCAGTTATTCCACCTGGTTACCGAGGGTTGGGTAGTTATGGCTATTCCTTTTTACATTCTGCTGGGCCTGTTTAGCGGCTGGATGGCCATATATATTAATAAAGTTGGGGGTAAGCTGGAGGGCGGTATTCTTAAAAAACAAAACAGGTATGTGCGCGCGCTTTTAGGCGGTTTGTTCCTGGGCCTTATTATTTTGGTGTTTCCGCAATTATTCGGCGAAGGTTACCATTACCTACAGGCTATTTTAAATGGCAATATTGATGCGCTTAAAGACGAATCATTATTTGCGGGCTGGCTGTCAAACCAGTGGTTTATGCTCGTTTTTATCATCGCGCTGGTTTTCATGAAAATAATTGCCAGCGGTATAACCCTTGGCTCGGGCGGCAACGGGGGCTCGTTTGCGCCCACCATGTTTACCGGTGCATTTTTAGGTTTAACGGTGGCTTATGGAGTAAATCTTACCGGGTTGATACATTTAAATACCGTTAATTTTATAGCAGTAGGCATGGCCGGCGCGTTAAGCGGCGTAATGCATGCCCCACTCACCGCCATATTTTTGATTGCCGAAATTACCGGGGGGTATGTGTTGTTTATCCCGCTGATGATTGTATCATCTATATCCTACATCATATCGCGCCTGTCATCGCCCCACAATATTTACTGGCAACACCTCATTCACGAAAAAGATATCCATCCGGGCCAGGATTACAGCATGCTGAACGCGATATCACTTGATAGTATCATCAATAGGAAATATACGGCGGTTGACAAGCAAACTACCGTTAACGATTTTTATAAGATACTTGCGGTAACGGATGCCAATATATTCCCGGTACTTAAAGAGGACGGAAGATTGGAAGGAGTAGTATTGATTGACGATATACGCCGCCGCCTGTTTAACCAGGAGATAGCAGACGAAACCATCGCCGATATTATGACGGTACCACCAACAATAATTGATTACGAACAACCCGCCAGCAGCGTGATGGAAACTTTTGATGCCATTGATGTATGGCAGCTGCCGGTAGCAAAGGATGGCTTATTCATTGGCTTTATATCCAAATCGGCCCTGCTAAGTAAATACCGGGAGGTTATTATTGCACAGCATAAGGCGAGTGATTTGTTTATCTGA
- a CDS encoding c-type cytochrome: MKKFLKYTAYIVIAVVLIVIAGVSYITLALPNVGKPEDIKVEATPQRIERGKYLANHVALCMDCHSTRDWTKFAGPMLEGTQGKGGEKFTAAVGFPGNVEVPNITPYNLGGWTDGELFRAITTGVKKDGSAIFPLMPWPYYSKMDREDLYSIIAYIRSLKPIKADYPKSTLDFPLNILVHTMPQKASLGTRPNERDTLKYGEYLVTSAACMECHSQVDKGKIIPGLEYAGGREFVIPGYGAVKSSNITADKETGLGSWTKEQFVNRFKAYADSTKGPMGVKPHEYQSIMPWYKYAGLKTSDLEAIYAYVKTIKPVKNQFVKFVAK; encoded by the coding sequence ATGAAAAAGTTTTTAAAGTATACAGCTTACATAGTAATAGCTGTAGTTTTAATTGTTATTGCAGGCGTATCATACATTACGCTTGCGCTGCCCAATGTGGGCAAACCCGAAGACATTAAAGTAGAAGCCACGCCACAACGCATTGAGCGTGGCAAATACCTGGCAAATCATGTAGCCCTGTGTATGGATTGCCACTCTACCCGCGACTGGACAAAATTTGCCGGACCCATGCTGGAGGGCACCCAAGGCAAAGGCGGCGAAAAATTTACCGCCGCTGTTGGTTTCCCGGGTAATGTAGAAGTACCCAACATTACACCATATAATTTGGGCGGATGGACAGATGGCGAACTGTTTCGGGCTATCACCACGGGTGTAAAAAAAGACGGCTCGGCTATATTCCCGCTGATGCCCTGGCCTTATTATTCAAAAATGGATCGGGAGGATCTTTACAGTATCATAGCCTATATCCGCTCACTTAAACCAATAAAAGCAGATTATCCCAAAAGTACACTCGATTTCCCCTTGAATATTTTGGTACACACCATGCCGCAAAAGGCAAGTTTAGGCACGCGCCCAAATGAAAGGGATACCCTTAAATATGGCGAATACCTGGTTACCTCGGCAGCTTGTATGGAATGCCACAGCCAGGTAGATAAAGGTAAAATAATACCGGGTTTGGAATATGCCGGCGGGCGCGAATTTGTAATACCGGGTTATGGCGCCGTAAAATCGTCAAATATTACAGCCGATAAGGAAACAGGCCTGGGCAGCTGGACAAAAGAGCAATTTGTAAACCGATTTAAGGCTTATGCCGATAGTACCAAAGGCCCCATGGGTGTTAAACCACACGAATACCAATCTATTATGCCCTGGTACAAATACGCCGGCTTAAAAACAAGTGACCTGGAAGCTATTTACGCGTATGTTAAAACCATTAAACCGGTTAAAAACCAGTTTGTGAAGTTTGTGGCCAAGTAA
- a CDS encoding M28 family metallopeptidase, whose translation MKFKLTLLLLFISGTTFAQDSVLARKLVDTLTSPYFWGRGYTHDGVHKAAVFISAQFKSYGVKPMAGKNYLQEFSYPVNIFPGKMDVAINGVKLIPGKEFIVSPDSRGVTGTGRLEQTDSTHFVDKQNRVIVSLEDKLTWSVEGKALDFTLIQVDKKALKQAPSLLTVAIENKLIPDFKTANVCGVVKGTVKPDSMIVITAHYDHLGGMGSGTYFPGANDNASGLTQMLSLAKYYAANPQPYTMAFIAFSGEEAGLLGSKYFTENPLIDLKKIRFLINLDLNGTGIEGITVVNATVYPQEFAAMQRINDDNHYFVKVAKRGKAANSDHYLFTEKGVPAFFIYTLGGIKAYHDVFDISATLPLNKYKELFGLIVKFNSSLMQNARP comes from the coding sequence ATGAAATTTAAACTTACCCTGCTGCTGCTATTTATATCGGGTACCACATTTGCACAGGACAGCGTGCTTGCCCGTAAACTGGTTGATACCCTTACTTCCCCCTATTTTTGGGGCCGCGGCTATACCCATGATGGCGTGCATAAGGCTGCGGTATTTATATCGGCACAGTTTAAAAGCTATGGAGTAAAACCAATGGCGGGCAAAAATTACCTGCAGGAGTTTAGTTACCCGGTTAATATTTTCCCCGGTAAAATGGATGTGGCCATCAACGGGGTTAAGCTTATCCCCGGCAAAGAGTTTATTGTGAGCCCCGATAGCCGTGGGGTAACAGGCACAGGCAGGCTGGAACAAACCGATAGCACTCATTTTGTTGATAAACAAAACCGTGTCATTGTATCTTTAGAGGATAAGCTTACCTGGTCGGTTGAAGGCAAGGCGTTGGATTTTACATTGATACAGGTTGATAAAAAGGCGCTGAAACAGGCACCCTCTTTGTTAACTGTAGCTATAGAAAATAAACTCATCCCCGATTTTAAAACAGCCAATGTTTGTGGAGTAGTAAAGGGAACGGTTAAGCCCGATTCGATGATAGTGATTACCGCTCATTATGATCATTTGGGGGGCATGGGCAGCGGTACCTATTTCCCCGGCGCCAACGATAATGCCAGCGGCCTAACGCAAATGCTGAGCCTGGCCAAATATTACGCGGCAAACCCACAGCCCTATACCATGGCCTTTATAGCTTTTTCGGGCGAGGAAGCTGGCTTGCTTGGCTCAAAATACTTTACCGAAAACCCTTTGATAGATTTAAAGAAGATCCGTTTTTTAATTAACCTTGATTTGAACGGTACCGGTATTGAAGGGATCACCGTGGTAAACGCCACCGTTTATCCACAAGAATTTGCCGCTATGCAACGGATAAATGATGATAACCACTATTTTGTTAAAGTAGCCAAACGTGGCAAAGCTGCCAATAGCGATCATTATTTATTTACCGAGAAAGGGGTGCCCGCATTTTTTATTTACACCTTGGGCGGCATAAAAGCTTATCATGACGTATTTGATATCAGCGCCACGCTACCTTTAAATAAATATAAAGAGCTGTTTGGGCTCATTGTTAAGTTCAACAGTTCGCTAATGCAAAACGCCAGGCCCTAA
- a CDS encoding hydroxypyruvate isomerase family protein → MKRRNFVQSSMLAGASLLSTGVLNAATLTGCADPAGVATTAADKPFNLNYGIHDGMFKNHAGDNFVEQIKFAYDKGFRSIEDNGMSHRTEDEQKKIGDTLAKLGMAMGVFVQPGLGNDSNMLASGKADQVEKFIASCKQAVEIAKRINSKLVTVVPGDFVRNLPIGIQTGNVIEAIKKGTAILEPHGVIMVLEPLSDNPDLFLRTPDQAYAICKAVGSPSCKILYDMYHVQRNQGNIIPTLDLVYDEIGYYQIGDNPGRKEPGTGEVNYKNIFKHIYNKGYRGVLGMEHGTAGQGKEGELALIKAYREADSFM, encoded by the coding sequence ATGAAACGCAGAAACTTTGTGCAAAGCTCGATGCTTGCGGGCGCATCATTATTAAGTACCGGTGTATTAAATGCGGCTACACTTACCGGCTGTGCCGATCCGGCTGGTGTGGCAACAACCGCCGCCGATAAGCCTTTCAACCTTAATTATGGCATTCACGATGGGATGTTTAAAAACCATGCCGGCGATAATTTTGTTGAGCAGATAAAATTTGCGTATGATAAAGGCTTTCGCTCCATCGAGGATAATGGCATGAGCCACCGTACCGAAGATGAGCAGAAAAAAATTGGCGATACCCTGGCCAAACTGGGCATGGCCATGGGCGTATTTGTTCAGCCAGGTTTGGGTAATGATAGCAACATGCTGGCATCGGGCAAGGCCGACCAGGTAGAGAAATTTATTGCATCGTGCAAACAGGCGGTAGAAATAGCCAAACGCATCAACAGCAAACTGGTAACTGTTGTACCCGGCGATTTTGTGCGCAACCTGCCCATTGGAATACAAACCGGCAATGTGATAGAAGCTATTAAAAAAGGCACCGCCATTTTAGAGCCCCACGGCGTTATCATGGTGCTTGAGCCGTTAAGCGATAACCCCGATCTTTTCCTGCGTACACCCGACCAGGCTTACGCCATTTGCAAGGCCGTGGGCAGCCCGTCGTGCAAAATATTGTATGATATGTATCACGTACAGCGCAACCAGGGCAACATTATCCCTACCCTTGATTTGGTTTACGACGAAATAGGCTACTACCAAATTGGCGATAACCCCGGCCGCAAAGAACCTGGCACCGGCGAGGTAAATTATAAAAATATATTCAAACACATTTATAACAAGGGCTATCGTGGCGTTTTAGGCATGGAACATGGCACCGCCGGGCAAGGAAAAGAAGGCGAACTGGCGCTGATAAAAGCTTACAGGGAGGCCGACAGTTTTATGTAG
- a CDS encoding GIN domain-containing protein translates to MKTTLFTIAASLLLVAGLSNSTFASTRNTQTVATVLTDVSNINKIEVRGNVELYVSAGATNQVKVYNKYYAESALVQSSKGVLRITSYSNEKLVVWVTANDLAAISAYDNAEVKSFGNLSAIELEVSLHNNATANLKLDVYTATVNTSDKSKIELSGTAEVYTLNHNTQSSVNNNKFIAQAYTDKVTNSPAKQNNDLAGI, encoded by the coding sequence ATGAAAACTACATTATTCACCATCGCTGCTTCATTGCTTTTAGTAGCTGGTTTATCAAATTCAACCTTTGCATCAACAAGAAATACCCAAACTGTTGCCACCGTATTAACCGATGTAAGCAACATCAACAAAATCGAAGTTCGCGGTAACGTTGAACTTTATGTATCGGCCGGCGCAACTAACCAAGTGAAAGTTTACAACAAGTACTACGCCGAGAGCGCCCTGGTACAAAGCTCAAAAGGCGTATTGCGTATTACATCATACAGCAACGAAAAATTAGTGGTTTGGGTAACAGCAAATGACCTGGCGGCTATCAGCGCTTATGACAATGCCGAAGTAAAATCATTCGGCAACCTGTCTGCCATCGAATTGGAAGTTAGCCTGCATAACAACGCTACCGCTAATTTGAAATTGGATGTTTATACCGCCACCGTAAACACAAGCGATAAATCAAAAATTGAATTATCGGGCACTGCCGAAGTTTATACTTTAAACCACAATACCCAATCAAGCGTAAACAATAACAAATTTATTGCCCAGGCCTACACCGATAAAGTAACCAACAGCCCCGCCAAACAAAACAACGACTTAGCGGGTATCTAA
- a CDS encoding sterol desaturase family protein, protein MLRFLSAQPPFSLLGIFLAENLLVTAMALAFGYLVLKLNGKSVKAASRSEVLICLLTNAINTIITYTGFWLWHHGYIVMNFEINWFILVDFMILFMLMDLAMFTFHYVIHHSVIYKAIHRFHHHYADPIPIDLFVLHPVETVGFGSLWLIIIAMFNFNFYAILVYLTVNVFFGIMGHLGIEPIPAAIRKAIPFRYLGTSSFHHNHHLNIHYNYGFYTTIWDKLFKTYKG, encoded by the coding sequence ATGCTCAGGTTCCTATCGGCACAGCCACCATTTAGCTTATTGGGCATATTTTTGGCCGAAAACCTGCTGGTTACCGCAATGGCTCTGGCCTTTGGTTACCTTGTACTCAAACTTAACGGGAAGTCGGTAAAAGCAGCTTCGCGCAGCGAGGTACTGATTTGCCTGCTCACTAATGCAATCAACACTATTATCACTTACACCGGTTTTTGGCTGTGGCACCACGGTTATATCGTGATGAATTTCGAGATTAACTGGTTTATCCTGGTTGATTTTATGATTTTGTTTATGCTGATGGATCTGGCCATGTTTACTTTCCATTACGTTATCCATCATTCGGTTATTTACAAAGCTATCCACCGTTTCCATCATCATTACGCCGATCCTATCCCAATTGATCTTTTTGTGCTGCATCCGGTAGAAACTGTTGGCTTTGGGTCATTGTGGCTTATCATAATCGCCATGTTTAATTTTAATTTTTATGCGATTTTGGTCTACCTTACAGTAAATGTTTTTTTTGGCATTATGGGGCATTTAGGAATCGAGCCTATCCCCGCGGCTATCAGGAAAGCTATCCCTTTCCGATACCTCGGCACATCATCATTTCATCATAACCATCATTTAAATATCCATTATAATTATGGCTTTTATACCACCATATGGGATAAGTTGTTTAAAACTTATAAGGGATAA
- a CDS encoding GIN domain-containing protein yields MKTTLFTIAASLVLVAGLTNSTFASTKNTQTVATVLTDVSNINKIEVRGNVELYVSAGTADQVKVYNKYYASGALVQSSKGVLRIASYSNEKLVVWVTANDLRAISAYDNAEVKSFGKLSAIDLDVNLSNNATAKLDLDTYNTNVNVSNNAKIELAGTTEVYSLNHNLQSSVNNNNFTATTYTDKLTGITSAKNENELAGL; encoded by the coding sequence ATGAAAACTACATTATTCACCATCGCCGCTTCATTAGTTTTAGTAGCTGGTTTAACAAACTCAACTTTTGCATCTACAAAAAATACCCAAACTGTTGCTACCGTATTAACCGATGTAAGCAACATCAACAAAATCGAAGTTCGCGGTAATGTTGAGCTTTATGTATCTGCCGGCACTGCCGATCAGGTTAAGGTTTACAACAAATATTACGCATCAGGCGCATTGGTACAAAGCTCAAAAGGTGTACTGCGCATTGCATCATACAGCAACGAAAAATTAGTGGTTTGGGTTACTGCAAATGACCTGCGCGCCATCAGCGCTTATGATAACGCCGAAGTAAAATCATTTGGCAAACTATCTGCCATTGATCTGGATGTTAACCTGAGCAACAACGCTACTGCTAAATTAGATTTGGATACCTATAACACCAATGTAAACGTAAGCAACAATGCTAAAATTGAACTTGCAGGTACTACAGAAGTTTATAGCCTTAACCATAACCTGCAATCAAGCGTTAATAACAACAACTTTACAGCCACTACTTACACCGATAAATTAACCGGTATCACATCTGCCAAAAACGAAAATGAGTTAGCCGGTTTGTAA